Proteins co-encoded in one Crateriforma spongiae genomic window:
- a CDS encoding aldehyde dehydrogenase family protein, whose translation MSVTLQLNLLPEVEAFLNQSPLASFVGGKSFPNADGNLVATIDPGSGQQIAEIHDLSEAEIDRAVEIADAAFPAWAALPQQERSSILLKLADAVEQRKPIIAQIESLDAGKIEAQAAGDVQNFVDTLRYFVELSGKVEKRTKLDVEGHEAWTVKQPWGACAFIFPWNFPFLLIGWGISPALAAGNTVVIKPAEDTSLSAIYLAQLAKEVGVPDGVINVVTGRGATAGSALSNNKQIKRMSFTGSPEVGRLVGEACGRNLVPVKLELGGKGAALVFDDVDVKATAEALVGAITFHTGQVCCDATRWMVHQDVYDEFVAHCRDLMQNVKIGHPLDPESQMGPVVNPKQCQRVLGYQAKGKAEGAECLVGGGPAKVDGYEGNYVNPTLLAGSLDNVAAREEIFGPVAYVTAFESEEEAIAMANDTDYGLANSVWTNDKDRADRVAEAMVAGNSWINAHNVFVHGVPYGGINKSGMGGGVLSVETLMDYYRSTSVVRPLG comes from the coding sequence ATGAGTGTGACGCTTCAGTTGAATCTGCTTCCCGAAGTCGAAGCATTCTTGAACCAGAGTCCGCTGGCAAGTTTTGTTGGAGGGAAAAGCTTCCCCAACGCGGACGGAAATCTGGTGGCAACCATCGATCCCGGTTCGGGACAACAGATTGCGGAGATCCACGACCTGAGCGAGGCGGAAATCGATCGCGCCGTCGAAATCGCCGATGCTGCCTTCCCCGCATGGGCTGCATTGCCGCAACAAGAACGCAGCAGCATTCTGTTGAAGTTGGCCGATGCGGTTGAGCAACGAAAGCCGATCATTGCCCAGATCGAATCGCTGGACGCCGGAAAGATCGAAGCTCAAGCGGCCGGCGATGTCCAAAACTTCGTCGATACCCTGCGTTACTTCGTTGAACTTTCCGGTAAGGTCGAAAAACGCACGAAGCTGGATGTCGAGGGACATGAAGCTTGGACGGTAAAGCAACCGTGGGGCGCCTGTGCGTTTATCTTCCCATGGAACTTTCCTTTCTTGTTGATCGGTTGGGGCATCTCGCCTGCTCTTGCCGCCGGCAACACGGTGGTCATCAAGCCGGCCGAAGACACATCGCTGTCGGCCATCTATCTGGCGCAACTGGCAAAGGAAGTCGGCGTACCCGATGGCGTGATCAATGTGGTCACCGGTCGAGGCGCAACCGCGGGTTCGGCACTGTCCAACAACAAACAGATCAAACGAATGTCTTTCACCGGGTCACCGGAGGTCGGACGATTGGTCGGCGAAGCATGTGGCCGCAATCTCGTCCCGGTCAAGTTGGAGTTGGGTGGAAAAGGAGCGGCCCTGGTCTTTGACGATGTCGATGTCAAAGCCACCGCCGAAGCGTTGGTGGGCGCGATCACCTTTCATACCGGGCAAGTCTGTTGTGACGCGACACGCTGGATGGTCCATCAAGACGTCTACGACGAATTCGTCGCTCATTGCCGAGACCTTATGCAGAATGTGAAGATCGGTCACCCACTGGATCCCGAAAGCCAAATGGGTCCGGTGGTCAATCCAAAGCAATGCCAGCGGGTGCTCGGTTATCAAGCCAAGGGCAAAGCCGAGGGTGCCGAATGCTTGGTGGGTGGTGGCCCGGCAAAGGTCGATGGCTATGAAGGCAACTACGTCAACCCGACGCTGCTCGCAGGATCACTGGACAACGTCGCGGCACGAGAGGAAATCTTCGGACCGGTTGCCTATGTGACCGCGTTCGAAAGCGAAGAGGAAGCGATCGCAATGGCCAACGACACCGATTACGGCTTGGCCAACAGCGTATGGACCAACGACAAAGATCGTGCCGATCGTGTGGCGGAGGCCATGGTCGCCGGGAACAGCTGGATCAATGCTCACAATGTGTTTGTCCACGGCGTGCCCTATGGGGGCATCAATAAAAGCGGCATGGGCGGCGGTGTCTTGTCAGTCGAAACCCTGATGGACTATTACCGCAGCACGTCGGTGGTCCGTCCTTTGGGCTGA
- a CDS encoding class II aldolase/adducin family protein, which translates to MTNMRNTLHPRDEIMQTMDRIYRYRMTTTSGGNLSIRDSAGDIWISPARVDKGNLNRRDIVCVHADGTADGLHPPSSEFPFHKAIYDARPDIRAIVHAHPVALVAFSICRQSPDTRLFHQAHSVCGKVGFAPYACPGSEALGVSIADTFSEGCDSVILENHGVVVGGSDLARAFERFEAFEFAGKTLIKANQLSPVRFLNEEQLRLAADRCVNFDSYDPDQATADELELRKQLCDFVRRGCRQRLLISTEGSFSARVDADSFLITPTQKDREQLHADDLVLVRGNQREAGKLASRAARAHQAIYDKHPHVQAIVFAHPVNATAFSVTETPLDVRTIPESYVFLRDVRRVPYGVQYRDDGSIADYVSRSNPAAVLQNDGVVVTGSTVLDTFDRLEVLESTAEAVINAGAIGDVSVMSGDVIDELCTAFNLN; encoded by the coding sequence ATGACCAACATGCGAAACACGCTTCACCCGCGTGATGAAATCATGCAAACGATGGATCGTATCTATCGTTACCGCATGACGACCACATCAGGCGGCAATCTTTCCATCCGCGACTCCGCCGGTGACATTTGGATCTCGCCAGCCCGTGTGGACAAAGGCAATTTGAATCGCCGCGACATCGTGTGCGTTCACGCAGACGGGACCGCCGATGGCTTGCATCCGCCATCCAGTGAGTTTCCCTTTCACAAAGCGATCTATGATGCACGTCCCGACATCCGGGCGATCGTACATGCTCATCCCGTCGCGTTGGTCGCTTTCAGCATTTGTCGCCAGTCACCCGACACACGACTGTTTCACCAAGCACACTCGGTGTGTGGGAAAGTGGGATTTGCGCCCTATGCGTGCCCAGGAAGCGAAGCTTTGGGCGTGAGCATTGCGGACACGTTTTCCGAGGGCTGCGACAGCGTGATCCTTGAAAATCACGGTGTCGTCGTCGGCGGAAGCGATCTCGCACGTGCGTTCGAACGTTTCGAAGCGTTTGAATTCGCCGGCAAGACGCTGATCAAGGCCAACCAACTGAGCCCCGTGCGATTCCTGAACGAAGAACAATTGAGGCTGGCGGCTGATCGCTGCGTCAACTTTGATTCGTACGATCCGGATCAGGCAACCGCTGACGAATTGGAGCTTCGCAAACAGCTTTGTGATTTTGTTCGTCGTGGTTGCCGCCAGCGATTACTGATCAGTACCGAGGGCAGCTTTTCTGCGCGTGTCGACGCCGATTCTTTCCTGATCACTCCCACGCAAAAGGATCGTGAACAATTGCACGCTGATGATTTGGTGCTTGTTCGCGGCAACCAGCGCGAAGCCGGTAAATTGGCCAGCCGTGCAGCTCGTGCACATCAAGCGATTTACGATAAGCACCCGCACGTGCAGGCGATCGTGTTCGCCCATCCCGTGAATGCGACGGCGTTCAGCGTGACCGAAACACCACTGGACGTTCGCACCATTCCCGAAAGCTATGTTTTTCTACGTGATGTGCGACGGGTACCGTACGGCGTTCAGTACCGCGACGACGGCAGCATTGCCGATTACGTGTCTCGGTCCAACCCTGCCGCGGTCCTACAGAACGACGGCGTGGTTGTAACAGGATCGACCGTGCTGGACACGTTCGACCGATTGGAAGTTTTGGAATCCACCGCCGAAGCCGTGATCAACGCCGGTGCCATCGGAGACGTGTCGGTCATGTCCGGTGATGTGATCGACGAACTATGCACCGCGTTCAATCTGAACTGA
- a CDS encoding helix-turn-helix domain-containing protein, protein MKVLKKQDWFHADGFPIVVERRDPQEPFGLHCHEFSEIVIITGGAGVHITGEDSYDLKTGDTFVIGGDRPHDYLNMDQLSLINILFTPSELPLSLGDLQSLSGYHALFTLEPAWRSRHKFTSRLQLSPAEIVETMQLVDKLDSELAARRPGFEVVSIATMLELVTFLSRCYSETRNPSSKSLIRVGETISHMRRHIAHPITLEMLVNISGMSRTNYIRMFESAMGTSPINYLIGLRIEEACRLLRNTENSITDIAFDVGFSDSNYFSRQFRKANGESPREYRKRHR, encoded by the coding sequence ATGAAAGTGCTAAAGAAGCAGGACTGGTTTCATGCCGACGGGTTTCCCATCGTCGTGGAGCGGCGCGACCCTCAGGAACCGTTTGGATTGCACTGCCACGAGTTTTCCGAAATCGTGATCATCACCGGCGGGGCGGGCGTGCATATTACGGGGGAAGACAGCTACGACCTGAAAACGGGCGACACGTTTGTCATTGGCGGCGACCGGCCGCATGACTATTTGAACATGGATCAATTGAGTTTGATCAACATCCTGTTCACCCCCAGCGAGTTGCCGTTGTCGCTTGGCGATCTGCAATCGCTTTCCGGCTATCACGCGTTGTTTACTTTGGAGCCCGCTTGGCGTAGCCGGCACAAATTCACCAGCCGTCTGCAGCTGAGCCCGGCGGAGATCGTCGAAACAATGCAGTTGGTCGACAAGCTAGACAGCGAACTTGCTGCGCGGCGACCGGGATTCGAGGTCGTGTCAATCGCAACCATGCTGGAATTGGTGACTTTCCTTTCGCGTTGCTATAGCGAGACGCGAAACCCATCCAGCAAGTCACTCATTCGCGTCGGCGAAACGATCTCGCACATGAGACGCCATATCGCCCATCCGATCACACTTGAAATGCTGGTCAATATTTCTGGAATGTCCCGGACGAACTATATCCGTATGTTTGAGTCCGCAATGGGAACCTCGCCCATCAACTACCTGATTGGACTACGGATCGAAGAAGCCTGTCGGTTACTGCGGAACACAGAAAACAGCATCACGGACATCGCATTTGATGTGGGGTTTTCTGACAGCAACTACTTCAGCCGTCAGTTTCGCAAGGCGAACGGTGAATCACCACGCGAATACCGGAAACGTCATCGCTGA
- a CDS encoding sulfatase family protein → MLVAMAAWSSADQQQPDIVVYLADDLSARDLSLYGGTNIPTPAIDALADEGMTFDRAFVASPSCAPSRAAFLTGLMPARNGAEENHSYPREGTPRLPAVLNQLGYETAAFGKVAHLKSAKDYQFQTFDLRQDIPDVRTAVRDFLKKRNDPRPLALFVGVSNPHVPWPSESSVDPLGMNLPPKLLDTPQTRVQRSRYLQEVKDLDAYLDELRLLTREHLSDDTVFVFSSDHGAQFPFGKWTLYDEGTRVPLIVARPGVIEPGSRTDAMVSWIDILPTLIDVAGGNVPDGLDGRSFSAVLGAQQAAHRNRIFTTHSGDRLMNVYLSRAIRTDRYKLIWNVHPEFAFTTHIDLLLRETSGDYFKQWTERANTDARAADVVAKHHGRPEYELYDLQTDPLEQTNIAGNEDVAAIQDRLRNELNSWIQSQGDELTVFHEPLMLDAPETWEPRKLPRQKR, encoded by the coding sequence ATGCTAGTCGCCATGGCCGCGTGGTCATCGGCGGATCAACAGCAACCGGACATTGTCGTCTATCTGGCCGACGATCTGTCGGCACGTGACCTTTCGCTGTACGGCGGAACAAACATTCCAACTCCCGCCATCGACGCCTTAGCGGATGAGGGAATGACGTTCGATCGCGCTTTCGTCGCCTCTCCTTCGTGTGCCCCCAGCCGAGCCGCGTTTTTGACGGGGCTGATGCCGGCACGAAACGGCGCCGAGGAAAATCATTCCTACCCGCGAGAAGGCACACCGCGACTGCCGGCGGTTTTGAATCAACTGGGATACGAAACCGCAGCGTTCGGAAAAGTGGCTCACCTAAAAAGTGCTAAGGACTATCAGTTCCAGACATTCGATCTGCGACAAGACATCCCCGACGTCCGCACTGCTGTCCGGGATTTTTTGAAGAAGCGCAACGACCCTCGTCCGCTGGCGTTGTTTGTCGGCGTGTCCAATCCTCATGTTCCCTGGCCAAGTGAATCAAGCGTTGATCCACTGGGAATGAACCTTCCACCGAAATTGTTGGACACTCCGCAAACCAGAGTGCAGCGTTCTCGCTATCTACAAGAAGTCAAAGACCTGGACGCCTACCTTGACGAACTGCGATTGCTGACACGCGAACATCTGTCGGATGACACGGTGTTTGTGTTTTCCAGTGACCATGGCGCACAGTTCCCGTTTGGCAAATGGACACTTTATGACGAGGGCACCCGCGTTCCACTGATTGTCGCTCGCCCTGGTGTGATCGAACCGGGTTCGCGTACCGACGCCATGGTCAGCTGGATCGATATCCTGCCGACGCTGATCGATGTTGCCGGTGGTAATGTCCCCGATGGACTGGACGGCCGTTCCTTTTCCGCGGTCCTGGGCGCACAACAAGCCGCGCATCGCAATCGCATCTTCACGACCCACAGTGGTGACCGGTTGATGAACGTCTATCTCAGCCGCGCCATACGCACCGACCGCTACAAGCTCATCTGGAACGTACATCCGGAATTCGCGTTCACCACGCACATTGACCTGCTGTTGCGTGAAACGTCAGGTGATTACTTCAAACAGTGGACGGAACGCGCGAACACTGACGCCCGCGCCGCTGACGTGGTCGCCAAGCACCACGGTCGCCCTGAATACGAACTGTACGATCTGCAGACCGATCCGCTTGAGCAAACCAACATCGCCGGGAACGAGGACGTTGCTGCAATTCAAGACCGTCTTCGAAACGAGCTGAACTCCTGGATCCAGTCGCAAGGCGACGAACTTACAGTGTTCCACGAACCGCTAATGCTCGACGCGCCGGAAACCTGGGAACCTCGCAAATTGCCGCGCCAAAAACGATAG
- a CDS encoding sulfatase family protein, producing MISIATLSRFSPHVLYRLLLISFGVFQSVAADQPNVVFILSDDQAWNDYGFMGHEHIQTPNLDALAKQGLLYERGYVTAPLCRPSLASIVTSRYPHQTGIRGNDPVMPGSNNRKNNPSLFAKLRSRMTTPLHEQPSLIRTLNENGYATLQTGKWWEGNPKDHGFTHAMTHGDESRGGRHGDKGLDIGRKTMQPIYEFVENAAENGQPFFVWYGVFLPHAPHNAPQRFFDKYKDVAPNEPTAWYWANVDWFDETCGELVNHLKSKGLYENTLFVYTCDNGWIPDPQRRDRYIRSKQEPVEAGIRTPIFLTHSSTIDPRRDSTTLASNIDIAPTILRACGITPPEEMEGLDLRDSDALRRRNRIFVEAYQHDTDLDHLDDINHGLKARVIIEGWNKLIAWSDHKQLFDLKSDPDDRNDLSKNDPQTVEELSNALKHWLTKTPMINPE from the coding sequence ATGATCTCGATTGCCACCCTTTCGCGATTTTCCCCGCACGTCCTTTACAGACTCTTGCTGATCAGCTTCGGAGTTTTTCAATCGGTCGCCGCCGATCAACCAAATGTCGTTTTTATCTTGAGTGACGACCAGGCGTGGAATGATTATGGGTTCATGGGGCACGAGCACATTCAAACACCCAACTTGGATGCGTTGGCCAAGCAAGGCTTGCTGTACGAACGCGGCTACGTGACCGCGCCGCTATGCCGGCCATCGCTTGCCAGCATCGTCACAAGCCGATACCCCCACCAAACCGGAATCCGCGGCAATGATCCGGTCATGCCAGGTTCGAACAATCGCAAGAACAACCCGTCCTTATTCGCCAAGCTTCGGAGCCGCATGACGACACCCTTGCACGAGCAACCGTCGCTGATTCGCACATTGAATGAAAACGGTTACGCAACACTGCAAACCGGAAAGTGGTGGGAAGGCAACCCGAAAGATCATGGATTCACCCATGCAATGACGCACGGTGACGAATCACGCGGCGGGCGTCATGGTGACAAAGGCTTGGATATCGGCCGCAAAACGATGCAGCCGATCTATGAATTTGTCGAAAACGCCGCGGAAAACGGGCAACCATTCTTTGTTTGGTATGGGGTTTTTCTGCCACACGCACCACACAACGCTCCACAGCGTTTTTTTGACAAGTACAAAGATGTCGCGCCCAATGAACCAACGGCATGGTACTGGGCTAATGTGGACTGGTTTGATGAAACTTGCGGCGAACTGGTCAATCACTTGAAGTCTAAGGGACTCTACGAAAATACTCTCTTTGTCTACACGTGCGACAACGGCTGGATCCCCGATCCGCAGCGACGAGACCGTTACATTCGATCAAAGCAAGAACCCGTTGAAGCGGGAATTCGCACACCCATCTTTTTGACGCACTCGAGCACAATCGATCCGCGACGAGATTCCACAACACTGGCTAGTAACATTGATATCGCACCGACGATTCTGCGGGCCTGTGGTATCACGCCACCTGAGGAAATGGAAGGGTTGGATTTGCGTGACAGCGATGCATTGCGAAGACGCAACCGCATCTTTGTCGAAGCCTACCAGCACGACACCGACTTGGACCACCTCGACGACATCAATCATGGTTTGAAAGCACGTGTCATCATCGAGGGCTGGAACAAGCTGATTGCATGGTCCGATCACAAGCAGCTTTTCGATCTCAAGTCTGACCCGGACGACCGAAATGATTTGTCGAAAAATGATCCGCAGACGGTGGAAGAACTATCAAATGCCCTGAAGCATTGGCTGACGAAGACCCCCATGATAAATCCCGAATGA
- a CDS encoding alpha-L-rhamnosidase-related protein, producing the protein MKSITKCGYIVSVVFLTLSFTLFSLTTSRANAANPDWRAQWIWQAAEGPSNTWVAFRKTVNIDDVPEKVVASVSADSKYWMWINGELAVFEGSVARGPSPAKPWKRVKEIWLAPPEDKPSNSWYEEAEITEYLKSGENTIAVLVWYWGAETHKGTHIDSGKGGFILQADLGKETLVTDQSWKVKSNPAYALDSGDTGTSIIQYNVQYDAREAMEDWQSADFDDADWAAATQKGMPPTAPWYELVKNYVPPLVNHGLQFYTSHPESKFPFSSDGQPINAVLAFNQQITPWLEVECEAGLEIKITTDDPHNKISAFYTTKEGRQSFEAYSWMNGHRVIYDIPAGVEVLGLKYRWMSVGEMAGSFACSDPFYDRLWQMGRNTLFVCARDNFMDCPDRERACWIGDVADQSSYLFYCMDKSGRQLLKKAIRTTMAYSHEGIYAALGPLRLRELPSQSLQFVDQGVWQYYLNTGDIETLRYAYPYVRQYLKLWNPGEDGLQVRKKPSMDHWNWSDWGQKDTIDQQIVIDSLYFMALNSAVKMANELGETGDVAWYQKRIDAMKAGFDKKYWTGKYYSSRPGKLQDDRANCLTILSGIAPKDKHASIVRNVLIPNHFCSPHFEWMVEDAMCQAGFHEAALQRMKQRYQSQVDREWQTTLYEKFPKGGTYNHAWNAPNAILAKHIAGIVPTQPGWREFRITPTLLHMTSLDQDIPSVVGDVAVSMQRNDSTFSINLQSPEGTTAIVGIPKSVGDIHNVRVNDQIIWKDGKFTGDKSNVEFASEDKELIKFKLGSGQWSIVSTTANEH; encoded by the coding sequence ATGAAATCGATCACCAAATGCGGGTACATCGTCAGCGTTGTCTTCCTGACTCTTTCATTTACTTTGTTTTCACTGACAACCTCCCGTGCCAATGCCGCTAACCCCGATTGGCGAGCCCAGTGGATCTGGCAAGCAGCCGAAGGGCCGTCGAATACTTGGGTGGCGTTTCGAAAAACCGTGAACATCGATGATGTTCCGGAGAAGGTTGTCGCGAGCGTTTCTGCGGACAGTAAATATTGGATGTGGATCAACGGTGAGTTGGCGGTCTTTGAAGGCAGCGTGGCGCGCGGGCCGAGTCCGGCCAAGCCATGGAAACGAGTAAAGGAGATATGGTTAGCGCCACCGGAGGATAAGCCGTCCAACAGTTGGTATGAAGAAGCTGAAATCACCGAATATCTGAAGTCCGGTGAAAACACGATCGCGGTCCTTGTTTGGTACTGGGGTGCCGAGACCCACAAGGGAACTCATATCGACAGCGGCAAGGGCGGGTTCATCCTGCAAGCTGATCTCGGCAAGGAAACGCTCGTGACCGATCAATCATGGAAGGTGAAATCCAACCCGGCTTACGCACTCGACAGCGGCGATACCGGGACAAGCATCATCCAGTACAACGTCCAATATGACGCCCGCGAAGCGATGGAAGACTGGCAGTCGGCTGACTTTGACGATGCGGATTGGGCCGCCGCAACGCAGAAGGGAATGCCACCGACGGCGCCCTGGTACGAGCTCGTGAAGAACTACGTCCCGCCGCTGGTGAATCATGGTCTGCAGTTCTACACGAGCCATCCGGAATCGAAGTTCCCGTTTTCCAGCGACGGCCAACCGATCAACGCCGTGCTTGCGTTTAACCAGCAGATCACGCCGTGGTTGGAGGTCGAATGCGAGGCGGGGCTAGAAATCAAAATCACGACCGATGACCCGCACAACAAAATCAGTGCGTTCTACACAACGAAAGAAGGCCGCCAATCGTTTGAAGCCTACTCTTGGATGAACGGACACCGCGTGATCTATGACATCCCGGCGGGCGTCGAAGTACTGGGTCTGAAATATCGCTGGATGAGCGTCGGCGAGATGGCGGGCTCGTTCGCGTGTAGCGATCCGTTCTACGATCGATTGTGGCAGATGGGACGCAACACGCTGTTTGTTTGTGCGCGTGACAACTTCATGGATTGCCCCGATCGTGAGCGTGCGTGCTGGATCGGTGACGTCGCGGACCAATCGAGCTATCTCTTTTACTGCATGGATAAGTCTGGTCGCCAGCTTTTGAAGAAGGCCATTCGCACCACAATGGCCTACAGCCACGAAGGCATCTACGCGGCCCTCGGACCGCTTCGACTGCGTGAACTGCCTAGCCAGAGCTTGCAGTTTGTCGACCAGGGCGTATGGCAGTACTACTTGAACACCGGCGACATCGAAACACTGCGTTACGCATACCCTTACGTCCGCCAATATCTCAAACTGTGGAACCCAGGCGAGGATGGCTTGCAGGTGCGCAAGAAACCATCGATGGATCATTGGAACTGGAGCGACTGGGGGCAGAAAGACACGATCGACCAACAGATCGTGATCGACTCGCTGTACTTCATGGCGCTTAACAGTGCTGTGAAGATGGCAAATGAGCTCGGCGAAACCGGAGACGTCGCGTGGTACCAAAAACGCATCGACGCGATGAAAGCCGGCTTCGACAAGAAGTATTGGACGGGTAAGTATTACTCGAGTCGTCCCGGCAAACTGCAAGACGACCGAGCGAACTGCTTGACGATTCTGTCCGGGATCGCACCCAAGGACAAACATGCATCGATCGTCCGCAATGTGTTGATTCCAAACCATTTCTGCAGTCCGCATTTCGAATGGATGGTGGAAGACGCAATGTGCCAGGCTGGCTTCCACGAAGCGGCTTTGCAGCGGATGAAGCAGCGCTACCAGTCGCAGGTCGATCGCGAGTGGCAGACCACGCTGTACGAAAAATTCCCCAAAGGCGGCACTTACAACCATGCCTGGAACGCTCCCAATGCGATTCTCGCCAAACACATCGCCGGCATCGTTCCGACCCAACCCGGTTGGCGAGAATTCCGGATCACTCCGACACTGCTGCACATGACTTCGCTCGACCAAGACATCCCAAGCGTTGTAGGGGATGTCGCCGTCAGCATGCAGCGCAATGACAGCACATTCAGCATCAACCTCCAATCCCCCGAAGGCACGACAGCCATCGTCGGAATCCCCAAGTCGGTTGGCGACATACACAACGTCCGTGTCAACGACCAAATCATATGGAAGGATGGCAAGTTCACCGGCGACAAATCCAATGTCGAATTCGCGAGCGAAGACAAAGAGCTCATCAAGTTCAAGCTTGGAAGCGGCCAGTGGAGCATTGTTTCGACGACCGCGAATGAACATTGA
- a CDS encoding GxxExxY protein yields the protein MNANSDDHGIYVHQRSFAVFVTGLGNYFRFVCEVIMADLLLKEECHKIVGCAMEVLNTVGHGFHEKIYENGLMVEFRLRDIPALQQPEFPITYKATQLGKYIPDLICFDQVIVDTKTVERIGDHEIGQMLNYLKVTELQVGLLINFKHAKLEWRRVVLQSS from the coding sequence ATGAACGCGAATAGCGACGACCATGGGATTTACGTCCATCAACGTTCATTCGCGGTTTTTGTTACGGGGCTGGGCAATTATTTTCGTTTTGTGTGCGAGGTGATCATGGCTGACTTGCTTTTGAAAGAAGAGTGTCACAAGATCGTGGGATGTGCGATGGAAGTGTTGAACACGGTGGGGCACGGCTTTCATGAAAAGATCTATGAGAACGGTTTGATGGTGGAGTTTCGACTGCGCGACATTCCCGCACTGCAACAACCGGAGTTCCCGATCACATACAAGGCCACTCAGCTCGGCAAGTACATTCCGGACCTGATCTGTTTTGACCAAGTGATTGTGGATACAAAAACGGTTGAGCGGATTGGCGATCACGAGATTGGGCAGATGTTGAACTACTTGAAAGTCACAGAGCTTCAGGTTGGTCTGCTAATCAATTTCAAACACGCCAAACTCGAATGGCGTCGAGTGGTCTTGCAAAGCAGTTGA